In Blastopirellula sediminis, the following proteins share a genomic window:
- a CDS encoding carboxypeptidase regulatory-like domain-containing protein, translated as MDPSAETPLWRQFELRSRSEATTSGAKFSHRTLIALVIALGLIGAMAGALAWFRAQPRTQFVGCIVTRFGQLDVQDRVAHDADLKGMIAAGYIPDTGKASRGMLHRGELIEKFLNLRKASQKETVVIYLSSYATLQEDADVDLIPSDWDLSDGGASLAQLMSALRDCPAERKLLLLDITPFTLTNNEATGVQAAALNIVEQLNDPNLAVLFSCSPGQLPQLNEALGRSLFGYYVETGLQGDADGWGSYADGRVIAKELAEYVRARTIETSLATTGVVQAPYMVGETSREWELSSVGVKPNATLVDTERKYPEWLTNAWNTRNTLLQAGKDRFAPGAFDQLDRVLLQSEREWRLGSDSDRLQRDFELANHFLSKQLADFTAVRQSFPNVSLSDYREEGIAVTPDVASAITSYFVSLNDLASLPNDQRIAAVKKLQTELQAKLKTATRMEIALALDDQLQQLEQFEPSKFSAASDLLQLWEPHPRQIEEAYWLWLARMKPGDPSALRFYNCISQQQEISSRLEPLPWVLGSLTGADQSLHAAKVGLTFPGYLPSTWNAQELSVAQPQLDRMDQLSSRLATAYDVTRRGYRLRWLMAETAVVEPDSSVKIRTALQQIDYLMTRFSHTGATVTPAEIQSEMALVDQGIEISVQLGKALSEFSQLPADAQITQWIADLTSSQPTVAAYRQADMLLRAPWVPVDERAQLCAALRKASFTLTSGVLNAPSPSYREVDLEAHSRVDVRLACYLHGFYYPQMSGDESSPRSSDAPTPEQSPAGPRWERLFQLQADYRLLQMKRMHTSQDDGIFDSVERRLALVASCPTYQLSNSIGQVTSRNGRTSIEVDYRVMTSDSHEKTPQIDVISPTSYLKASVVSSTPDRSATIRVQATPEATPSQLAVVQGVMMTFQTSWGTIYRPIPLPPMFDHELELLVADTPDGPQTALTEIDLRPIAGRQTQYWFLRNVTDKSLSVNLQIGAGEIYQQKLDIPPRGVAPVIIAGKPIAAPAPLPTVSGSININATEATSGDSLLQQVLPVRVLTPRSYVQVTDTLCEYRPGGARITATLAATNFPSGPPSTATIEITQEEFPALVNIVGGVLSSTLASGDEQVQLSADLLLSPTASQSGQWRIAIDGYSQAFRFDGIVPSSSGLSSPSANNNPAIRLQAPQMLRTGQPLSALLIAESAPDGASLVAQLGIPNSDGFLAERTVACPTPQQSTVGFSPIDPKGAIQWTAQLNDWNVELDTTGIVGRRRIQLQMLDADGNVIDQTWQTIVIDDTPPRSVRFTTSPTLAQAKKPATFVATAFDGETGIAQMQMFIGEPFDNAVPKDAKLVPMVLGNDGNFSAQLTLNDLGRNFVTVVATNGVGIQAFKTTSVHVLDELPPPMATIRGVVLEAGRPQPGLTVTLAGADGKPIKTSETSPSGEYVFGQLTPGAYKLSVVKAAAARNATAAAVGKPDQTTTVDLNLTLQ; from the coding sequence GTGGATCCATCGGCTGAAACTCCGCTGTGGCGACAATTCGAACTACGTTCTCGCAGTGAAGCGACGACGTCCGGCGCGAAGTTTTCGCACCGGACGTTGATTGCGTTGGTCATTGCGCTGGGATTGATCGGCGCGATGGCGGGCGCCCTTGCGTGGTTCCGCGCGCAACCGCGAACCCAATTCGTCGGCTGCATCGTCACTCGGTTCGGTCAGCTGGACGTCCAAGATCGGGTGGCCCATGACGCCGACCTGAAGGGAATGATCGCCGCGGGATACATTCCCGACACCGGCAAAGCCTCGCGTGGGATGCTGCATCGCGGCGAACTGATTGAGAAGTTCCTCAACCTCCGCAAGGCGTCCCAAAAGGAAACGGTCGTCATCTACCTTTCGAGCTACGCCACGCTGCAGGAAGATGCCGACGTCGATCTGATTCCCAGCGACTGGGATCTTTCCGACGGCGGCGCTTCGCTCGCGCAGCTGATGTCGGCGCTGCGGGATTGTCCCGCCGAACGCAAATTGCTCCTCCTCGACATTACTCCCTTCACGTTGACGAACAATGAAGCGACCGGCGTCCAAGCGGCCGCCCTCAACATCGTCGAACAACTAAACGATCCCAACCTGGCGGTCCTCTTCAGCTGCTCGCCGGGACAATTGCCGCAATTGAACGAAGCGCTCGGACGTTCGCTGTTCGGCTATTACGTCGAAACCGGTTTGCAGGGGGACGCGGATGGTTGGGGGAGCTACGCTGATGGTCGCGTGATCGCCAAAGAGCTGGCCGAATACGTCCGAGCTCGCACCATCGAAACCAGCCTGGCGACGACCGGCGTCGTGCAAGCGCCCTATATGGTTGGCGAAACGAGTCGCGAGTGGGAGTTGTCGAGCGTAGGCGTGAAACCGAACGCGACCCTCGTCGATACCGAACGAAAGTATCCCGAGTGGCTTACCAACGCCTGGAACACTCGCAACACGCTGCTGCAAGCAGGGAAAGATCGTTTCGCGCCGGGCGCCTTCGATCAACTCGATCGCGTGCTGCTGCAATCCGAGCGAGAATGGCGACTGGGGTCCGACTCCGATCGCTTGCAGCGTGACTTTGAACTCGCCAATCACTTTCTGAGCAAGCAACTGGCCGACTTCACGGCAGTTCGCCAATCGTTCCCGAACGTTTCTCTTTCGGACTATCGCGAAGAGGGGATTGCCGTTACGCCGGACGTCGCCAGCGCGATCACCTCCTACTTCGTGTCGCTCAACGATCTGGCCTCGCTTCCCAACGACCAGCGGATCGCCGCGGTGAAGAAGCTGCAAACCGAACTCCAAGCGAAACTCAAGACGGCGACGCGTATGGAGATCGCCCTGGCGCTCGACGATCAATTGCAACAGCTGGAGCAATTTGAGCCGAGCAAGTTCTCGGCCGCTTCCGACTTGTTGCAACTATGGGAACCGCATCCCCGCCAGATTGAAGAAGCGTATTGGCTTTGGTTGGCCCGCATGAAGCCGGGCGATCCAAGCGCCCTCCGCTTCTACAATTGCATCTCGCAGCAGCAGGAGATTTCGTCCCGACTCGAGCCGCTGCCGTGGGTGCTGGGTTCGCTGACCGGCGCCGACCAATCGCTGCATGCGGCGAAAGTTGGCCTCACGTTTCCTGGCTATTTGCCGTCGACTTGGAACGCCCAAGAGCTGAGCGTCGCCCAGCCGCAACTTGACCGCATGGATCAGCTGTCGTCACGTCTGGCGACCGCGTACGACGTGACCCGCCGCGGGTATCGTCTCCGCTGGCTGATGGCCGAGACGGCGGTGGTTGAGCCTGATTCGTCGGTCAAAATCCGTACGGCGCTGCAACAGATCGATTACCTGATGACGCGGTTCTCGCATACCGGCGCGACCGTCACGCCTGCCGAAATCCAGAGCGAAATGGCCCTGGTCGATCAGGGGATCGAAATCTCGGTACAGCTCGGCAAGGCCCTCAGCGAGTTCTCGCAACTTCCCGCTGACGCACAAATCACGCAATGGATCGCCGACCTGACCAGTTCGCAGCCGACCGTCGCCGCCTATCGCCAGGCCGACATGTTGCTGCGAGCGCCGTGGGTCCCGGTCGACGAGCGAGCCCAGCTGTGCGCCGCGCTCCGCAAAGCGTCGTTCACATTGACCTCCGGCGTCTTGAATGCGCCGTCCCCTTCGTATCGCGAAGTCGATCTGGAAGCGCACTCTCGCGTCGACGTTCGATTGGCTTGTTACCTGCATGGCTTTTACTATCCGCAAATGTCAGGGGACGAATCGTCGCCGCGCAGTTCCGATGCGCCGACGCCGGAGCAATCGCCGGCCGGTCCGCGGTGGGAACGTCTCTTTCAGTTGCAGGCCGACTACCGGCTGTTGCAAATGAAACGGATGCACACTTCCCAGGACGACGGGATCTTCGATAGCGTCGAGCGCCGCTTGGCGCTGGTCGCTTCGTGCCCCACCTATCAACTTTCCAATAGCATCGGCCAGGTAACGTCGCGCAACGGTCGGACGTCGATCGAAGTCGACTACCGCGTGATGACCTCCGATTCGCATGAGAAGACGCCGCAAATCGACGTCATCTCGCCGACCAGCTATCTGAAGGCGAGCGTCGTTTCATCGACGCCTGATCGTTCGGCGACGATTCGAGTGCAAGCGACGCCGGAAGCGACTCCCTCTCAACTGGCGGTCGTGCAGGGGGTGATGATGACGTTCCAGACCTCATGGGGAACGATCTACCGCCCGATTCCGTTGCCGCCGATGTTCGATCACGAACTGGAACTGTTGGTCGCCGATACGCCGGATGGTCCGCAGACCGCGCTGACCGAAATCGATCTTCGTCCGATCGCCGGGCGACAAACGCAATACTGGTTCCTCCGCAACGTCACCGACAAGTCGCTCAGCGTCAATCTGCAGATCGGCGCCGGCGAAATCTATCAGCAAAAGCTTGATATCCCTCCGCGCGGCGTCGCGCCGGTCATCATCGCCGGCAAACCGATCGCTGCGCCGGCGCCGCTGCCGACCGTTTCCGGCTCGATCAACATCAACGCGACCGAAGCGACCAGCGGCGACTCGCTGCTGCAGCAAGTGTTGCCGGTTCGCGTCTTGACCCCGCGCAGCTACGTACAGGTCACCGATACGCTATGCGAATATCGTCCCGGCGGGGCTCGCATTACGGCGACCCTCGCAGCGACGAACTTCCCAAGCGGGCCTCCCTCGACGGCGACGATCGAAATCACGCAAGAAGAGTTTCCGGCCTTGGTCAACATCGTCGGCGGCGTCCTGAGCAGCACGCTCGCCAGCGGTGATGAGCAAGTCCAACTCTCCGCCGATCTCTTGCTTTCGCCGACCGCCAGCCAAAGCGGCCAATGGCGGATCGCGATCGACGGCTACTCGCAGGCCTTCCGCTTTGACGGCATTGTGCCGAGCAGCTCCGGCCTTTCCAGCCCCAGCGCCAACAACAATCCGGCGATTCGTCTGCAAGCGCCGCAAATGCTGCGAACCGGTCAGCCGCTCAGCGCTCTGTTGATCGCCGAGAGCGCACCAGATGGAGCGTCGCTCGTCGCCCAGCTTGGCATCCCGAACAGCGACGGCTTTCTGGCCGAACGGACCGTCGCTTGTCCAACGCCGCAACAGTCAACCGTCGGCTTTTCGCCGATCGATCCGAAGGGCGCCATCCAGTGGACCGCCCAGCTGAACGACTGGAACGTCGAGCTCGACACCACCGGGATCGTCGGTCGCCGCCGCATTCAACTACAGATGCTTGACGCCGACGGCAACGTGATCGATCAAACGTGGCAAACGATTGTGATCGACGACACGCCGCCGCGGAGCGTGCGTTTTACGACTTCACCGACCCTCGCCCAGGCCAAAAAGCCGGCGACCTTTGTCGCGACCGCCTTTGACGGCGAAACCGGCATCGCCCAGATGCAAATGTTCATCGGCGAGCCGTTCGACAACGCTGTGCCGAAGGACGCTAAGCTCGTGCCGATGGTATTGGGCAACGACGGCAACTTCTCCGCGCAGTTGACGCTCAACGATCTGGGTCGCAACTTTGTGACCGTCGTCGCGACCAACGGCGTTGGCATCCAAGCCTTCAAAACGACGTCGGTCCATGTCCTCGACGAACTGCCGCCTCCGATGGCGACTATTCGCGGCGTGGTTCTGGAAGCGGGTCGTCCGCAACCTGGTTTGACCGTCACCCTGGCGGGCGCCGACGGCAAACCGATCAAGACGAGCGAAACGAGCCCCAGCGGCGAGTACGTCTTCGGCCAATTGACGCCTGGCGCCTACAAGCTGTCAGTCGTCAAAGCGGCGGCGGCCAGAAACGCGACCGCGGCAGCGGTCGGCAAGCCGGATCAGACGACGACCGTCGATTTGAATCTGACGCTGCAGTAG
- a CDS encoding DUF6677 family protein — MADEPSTSSEDRFAPVQVDLKNPELALLLAWLLPGAGHLYQGRTGKGILFMVCILFTFFVGLSMGGGRVVYARWDMSEKRLPYLCQIGVGLPAAPALYQAYLVKERKPPVEIFGVPLMAPPINDHELGQLHRDYGFRFEMGTLYTMVAGLLNVLVIFDAYAGPVFVVPEKEKKRRLRESKENPPPADGDTADEKTDEKTDATATADN; from the coding sequence ATGGCTGACGAACCGTCGACTTCCAGCGAAGACCGCTTCGCACCGGTCCAAGTCGATTTGAAGAATCCGGAGCTCGCCTTGCTGCTAGCGTGGCTCTTGCCAGGGGCTGGTCATCTGTACCAAGGGCGGACGGGCAAAGGGATTCTGTTCATGGTCTGCATCTTGTTCACCTTCTTCGTCGGCTTGTCGATGGGAGGTGGGCGAGTCGTTTACGCTCGCTGGGACATGAGCGAAAAGCGCTTGCCGTATCTCTGCCAGATCGGGGTCGGTTTGCCGGCCGCTCCGGCCCTTTACCAGGCTTACCTGGTCAAAGAGCGAAAGCCGCCGGTCGAGATCTTCGGCGTGCCGCTGATGGCGCCGCCGATCAACGATCACGAACTGGGCCAACTCCATCGCGATTACGGCTTCCGATTCGAGATGGGAACGCTCTACACGATGGTCGCCGGCCTACTGAACGTGCTGGTGATCTTCGACGCGTACGCCGGACCGGTCTTCGTGGTGCCTGAGAAAGAGAAAAAGCGGCGACTGCGCGAGAGCAAGGAAAACCCGCCTCCAGCGGACGGCGATACGGCCGACGAAAAGACCGACGAAAAGACCGACGCGACCGCTACGGCAGACAACTAA
- a CDS encoding FecR domain-containing protein, whose translation MSTTDPRVQLLQLLTELDAGDLSDDQTAQLEQLLLQHPDLRKTYLRRIATRAQLSLIARRRAKQVKLPEQQECPLPPPDRSERSRLTPWAIAASLLLAATLIGVYWNSQRNQADTTPVAAVTRLADNWWGASEMSADLGKRLIAGESLWLESGLVEITLESGAVITMDGACLVQIADANSIVLSRGVIHALVPPSARGFTVKTEQVDIVDIGAKFTAAVDELQAVEVHVHEGKVELRPNRDAADPQPGEVIAAGMSVRFDPDTGETKPTEEFKPYQQISPPDGKHIAYTTRAGTRGNHVYAGKVGQDFIVNETIEVTRLGVFDSKSDGLRHPLYCEIWSRDDRGTPNDTRGDFGIAMAARLEFTPDDPGELVESNRFKPLEAPLTLPPGSYSIVAFGFSEEDPMGNDHHEVGVQRNRKTRDDAGGAISFVGTSRYDINTEGPHAFPGHVDKHWADRYSAGTFEYRLLEPFSAKGQGE comes from the coding sequence ATGAGCACGACCGACCCGCGAGTCCAACTGCTGCAACTGCTGACCGAACTCGACGCCGGCGATTTGTCGGACGATCAAACGGCGCAGCTGGAGCAACTGCTGCTGCAGCATCCCGACTTGCGCAAAACCTATCTGCGGCGAATCGCAACCCGCGCTCAGCTGTCGCTGATCGCGCGGCGTCGCGCCAAGCAGGTAAAGCTTCCCGAGCAGCAAGAGTGCCCGCTGCCGCCGCCGGATCGTTCGGAAAGATCGCGTCTGACCCCCTGGGCGATCGCCGCCAGTTTACTGCTCGCGGCGACGCTGATCGGGGTCTATTGGAATTCGCAGCGGAACCAAGCGGATACGACGCCGGTCGCCGCGGTAACGCGTCTGGCCGACAACTGGTGGGGCGCCAGCGAAATGAGCGCCGACCTAGGGAAACGGCTGATCGCCGGCGAAAGCCTTTGGCTGGAGTCAGGCCTCGTCGAAATCACACTCGAATCAGGCGCCGTAATCACGATGGACGGCGCTTGCCTGGTGCAGATCGCCGACGCCAACAGCATTGTTCTGTCGCGCGGCGTTATTCACGCGCTCGTTCCACCGAGTGCGCGTGGCTTTACGGTAAAGACCGAACAGGTCGACATCGTCGATATTGGCGCCAAGTTCACCGCCGCCGTCGACGAGCTGCAAGCGGTGGAAGTGCATGTGCACGAAGGGAAGGTCGAACTGCGACCCAATCGCGATGCGGCCGATCCACAGCCAGGCGAGGTGATCGCTGCGGGGATGTCGGTCCGGTTTGATCCGGATACCGGCGAAACGAAGCCGACCGAAGAGTTTAAACCGTATCAGCAGATTTCGCCTCCTGACGGCAAGCATATCGCCTATACCACCCGCGCCGGTACTCGCGGCAATCATGTTTACGCCGGGAAAGTTGGACAGGACTTCATCGTGAACGAAACGATCGAAGTGACGCGGCTCGGCGTGTTCGACAGCAAGTCGGACGGTCTGCGTCACCCTCTCTATTGCGAGATCTGGAGCCGAGACGATCGCGGCACTCCCAATGACACGCGGGGAGACTTTGGAATCGCCATGGCGGCGCGACTGGAGTTCACGCCGGACGATCCAGGCGAACTGGTCGAATCGAATCGCTTCAAGCCGCTCGAAGCGCCGCTGACCCTTCCGCCAGGCTCTTACTCGATCGTCGCGTTTGGGTTCAGCGAAGAGGACCCGATGGGGAACGATCATCACGAGGTCGGCGTTCAGCGCAATCGCAAGACGCGCGACGACGCCGGCGGAGCAATCTCGTTTGTCGGCACCAGTCGGTACGACATCAACACCGAAGGACCGCACGCGTTTCCTGGTCACGTCGACAAACACTGGGCCGATCGTTACTCGGCCGGGACGTTTGAGTATAGGTTGTTGGAACCGTTTTCGGCAAAGGGGCAGGGGGAGTAG
- a CDS encoding sigma-70 family RNA polymerase sigma factor, with product MSQQPTNSKSPAGPLQPDEFVRLVMENEGRIFAYVASIMPGSPEVEDVVQDVITLMWEKIDDFERGSHFGAWACRIAYFKVLELRRSQGIRRALFLSDELRESLAADAVEIWDDLQQQSTALEKCLDRLDDADRQMVLKRYGTKGSLKETAALMGKSEVTARKWIRRVLARLEKCISLRLGLEL from the coding sequence ATGAGTCAACAACCAACGAACTCGAAGTCGCCTGCTGGTCCCCTCCAGCCGGACGAATTCGTCCGTTTGGTGATGGAAAACGAAGGGCGAATTTTCGCCTACGTCGCGTCAATCATGCCGGGCTCACCGGAAGTCGAGGATGTCGTGCAGGACGTCATCACGCTGATGTGGGAGAAAATCGACGACTTCGAGCGGGGGAGTCACTTCGGCGCTTGGGCGTGTCGGATCGCCTATTTCAAAGTGCTCGAGCTGCGCCGCTCGCAGGGGATTCGCCGCGCGCTCTTCCTTAGTGACGAGCTACGCGAATCGCTCGCGGCCGACGCCGTAGAAATCTGGGACGACCTGCAACAACAGTCGACGGCGCTGGAGAAGTGCTTGGATCGCTTGGACGACGCCGATCGGCAGATGGTCTTGAAACGGTATGGGACGAAGGGGAGCTTGAAAGAGACCGCCGCGTTGATGGGGAAATCGGAAGTGACGGCGCGCAAGTGGATCCGGCGAGTTTTGGCGCGTCTCGAAAAATGCATCTCGCTGCGATTGGGGCTAGAGCTATGA